GCCGAGCGGGCCGCGGCATTGATGCGGATCTGCCAGAGGGCGCGGTATGTGCGCTTCTTGGCCTTGCGATCCCGGTAGGCGTACTGGAGGCCGTGATCCACGGCATCGCTGGCGTACCGGTAGAGCTTGCTGCGCTTGAGCCGGTAGCCCTTGGCCAGCGTCAGCATGCGTTTGCGGCGTTTACGGGAGGCGGGAGCGTTGGTGACGCGCATGGGAGAAAATCAGGACAGAAGTGGCAGGAGGCGGATGCCGCAGAGCGCGGCCGAAATCAGTGGGAGAACGGCAGGCAGGCCTTGATCTTGTACACGTCGCGGGGGCTGAGCTCCATCCACTCACCCAGGCGGCGGCGGCGCTTGGCGCTCTTGCCCGACAGCAGGTGGCGGGTTCCGGAGTGCCGGGCCATCACCTTGCCCTTGGCGCTGATCTTGAAGCGCTTGGCGACCGATTTCTTGGTCTTGATTCCCTTGGGACGTCGCATAAATGGCCTTGAAAACTGCTCGTTAAA
This is a stretch of genomic DNA from Verrucomicrobiia bacterium. It encodes these proteins:
- the rplT gene encoding 50S ribosomal protein L20, which codes for MRVTNAPASRKRRKRMLTLAKGYRLKRSKLYRYASDAVDHGLQYAYRDRKAKKRTYRALWQIRINAAARSAGITYSRFIEGLKAAGITLDRKVLADLAATDAAAFGKVVEAAQGALKTKAAAKA
- the rpmI gene encoding 50S ribosomal protein L35 yields the protein MRRPKGIKTKKSVAKRFKISAKGKVMARHSGTRHLLSGKSAKRRRRLGEWMELSPRDVYKIKACLPFSH